The Providencia rettgeri genome includes a window with the following:
- a CDS encoding D-allose kinase, giving the protein MISSNQNVQYFFKKRNVLVIDIGGTFIKVYSSDLNNAIKIKSGLSMTPQKFIHELNENYSLSHCSAISIGFPSLIIENRIMKEPANLGHGWVNFDLKSAFNCPVKIINDAAMQAIGSYDRGKMLFLGLGTGLGSSLVVNNEVISLELGHLNYLDHDYEYFTCDAYRKKKWE; this is encoded by the coding sequence ATGATATCATCCAATCAGAATGTTCAATATTTCTTTAAAAAAAGAAATGTTTTGGTTATTGATATAGGTGGAACTTTCATTAAGGTTTATTCTTCTGATTTAAATAATGCGATAAAAATAAAATCAGGTCTCTCAATGACACCACAAAAGTTTATCCATGAATTAAATGAAAATTATTCTCTTTCTCATTGCTCGGCTATCAGCATTGGTTTCCCATCACTAATTATTGAAAATCGTATAATGAAAGAGCCTGCTAATCTAGGTCATGGATGGGTAAATTTTGATTTGAAATCTGCGTTTAACTGTCCTGTTAAGATAATAAATGATGCAGCAATGCAAGCGATAGGAAGCTACGATAGAGGGAAAATGCTTTTTTTAGGATTGGGGACAGGATTAGGTAGTAGCTTGGTCGTGAATAATGAAGTTATCTCTCTAGAATTAGGACACCTTAATTATTTAGATCATGATTATGAATATTTTACTTGTGATGCTTATCGAAAAAAAAAATGGGAATAA
- the adhR gene encoding HTH-type transcriptional regulator AdhR: MNYSISQFAQLTGFTIYTLRYYEKEGILKSSRQANNHRYYSEDDIEWVKFITRLKETGMPLKKIKEYAALRNIGTSTSFERMNLLTEHYANLEKQILSLNEHLSNLKLKIQHYQEQLKMNTN; encoded by the coding sequence ATGAATTATTCAATCAGTCAGTTTGCACAACTAACCGGATTCACCATATACACCCTTAGATACTATGAAAAAGAAGGAATATTGAAATCATCCAGACAAGCAAACAATCATAGGTACTATTCTGAAGATGATATTGAATGGGTTAAGTTTATCACTCGTTTAAAAGAAACCGGCATGCCTTTAAAAAAGATTAAAGAATACGCGGCACTAAGAAATATAGGAACATCAACTTCATTTGAGAGAATGAATTTGCTTACTGAACACTACGCTAATCTTGAAAAGCAAATTTTATCTCTAAATGAACACTTAAGTAACTTAAAGCTTAAAATTCAGCATTATCAAGAACAATTAAAAATGAATACCAATTAA
- the intA_3 gene encoding Prophage CP4-57 integrase: MALLTNTKAKNIQPGDKPLPHGGITGLTLHPSSAKGRGKWVLRYMSPVTQKRRNAGLGSYPEITISEASNIASVMREQIIKGIDPLEFKKSISEKPLIPSFEYAARKLHTELLPGWKNEKHGKQWITTLEQYVFPLIGSMTLDAITPADIANTLRPIWLTRSETASRVKQRIHAVMQWSWAHSYCSANPVDVVAHLLPQQISVNVRTEHQPAMPWKSLPLYIATYVSTDERYNVTRALLLFVIITASRSGEARAMRWGEVNFQQRIWTVPAEKMKAGIQHRVPLSDQAISLLHSLKGLHDELVFPSPRKQIVLSDMVLTAFLRRTKAPSDHPHRVATAHGFRSTFRDWCSEHGYSRDLAERALAHTVKNKVEAAYHRTDLLEQRRPMMQAWADYLLP, encoded by the coding sequence ATGGCTTTATTAACCAATACCAAAGCTAAGAATATACAACCTGGAGATAAACCATTACCTCATGGCGGCATCACGGGCCTTACTCTACATCCATCATCAGCAAAAGGAAGAGGAAAGTGGGTACTTCGCTATATGAGCCCAGTAACACAAAAACGCCGAAATGCGGGTTTAGGTAGTTACCCTGAAATCACAATTTCAGAAGCGTCAAATATTGCTTCTGTAATGAGAGAGCAAATAATCAAAGGTATTGATCCCCTTGAGTTCAAAAAATCAATTTCCGAGAAGCCTTTAATCCCTTCTTTTGAATATGCCGCTCGTAAACTTCATACTGAATTACTTCCTGGCTGGAAAAATGAAAAGCATGGTAAACAATGGATCACTACACTAGAGCAATATGTGTTTCCATTAATCGGTTCAATGACATTAGATGCCATTACCCCCGCGGATATTGCAAACACATTACGCCCTATTTGGTTAACACGCTCCGAAACCGCCTCTCGCGTCAAACAACGTATCCATGCGGTTATGCAATGGTCATGGGCACATAGTTATTGTTCTGCTAACCCTGTCGATGTGGTCGCCCATTTATTACCACAACAAATCAGCGTTAATGTCCGTACAGAGCATCAACCTGCAATGCCATGGAAATCGCTACCTCTTTATATTGCAACCTATGTATCCACTGATGAACGATACAATGTCACTCGAGCCTTACTCTTATTTGTCATAATCACGGCCTCACGTTCTGGAGAAGCTAGAGCCATGCGATGGGGAGAAGTTAATTTTCAACAACGTATTTGGACTGTTCCAGCCGAAAAAATGAAAGCCGGTATACAACATCGAGTTCCCTTATCGGATCAAGCTATATCGCTACTCCATAGTTTAAAAGGGCTACATGATGAATTGGTTTTTCCTTCCCCTAGAAAACAAATTGTCCTTTCCGACATGGTGCTCACTGCATTCTTAAGGCGTACTAAAGCACCGAGCGATCATCCTCATCGTGTTGCTACCGCTCACGGCTTTCGTTCTACGTTTCGTGATTGGTGTTCTGAGCACGGTTACTCTCGAGACTTAGCAGAACGCGCTCTTGCTCATACCGTTAAAAATAAAGTGGAAGCCGCTTACCATCGAACAGACTTGTTAGAACAGCGACGTCCCATGATGCAAGCGTGGGCAGATTATCTCTTGCCTTAA
- the fabG_4 gene encoding 3-oxoacyl-[acyl-carrier-protein] reductase FabG, giving the protein MRNKHYAVITGASSGIGRAISIKLAERGFNIIAVARRDSLLNELKIELRKINQYIEVVTKSCDLSITDDAISLYEELKAFDIRVWVNNAGVGYYGGSILSVNKRCTNFIKFEYQYTRSSIVNVRA; this is encoded by the coding sequence ATGAGAAATAAACATTATGCGGTTATTACAGGTGCGAGTTCAGGTATTGGTCGTGCAATTTCAATAAAATTAGCTGAGCGCGGATTTAATATTATTGCTGTAGCAAGGCGAGATTCCTTGTTGAATGAATTAAAAATCGAATTGCGTAAAATTAATCAATACATTGAGGTCGTAACAAAATCATGTGATTTATCTATTACAGATGATGCTATTTCACTTTATGAGGAACTGAAAGCTTTTGATATTCGGGTATGGGTAAATAACGCCGGTGTTGGATATTATGGGGGAAGCATTCTCTCAGTCAATAAAAGATGCACAAACTTTATTAAATTTGAATATCAATACACTCGCAGTTCTATCGTTAATGTTCGTGCGTGA
- the galP gene encoding Galactose transporter codes for MKTKHSINVMVFFVGLLAALAGLFFGLDTGVISGALPFISRDFEISSTLQEFIVSSMMLGAALGALMSGWLSSRNGRRKSLIISSLLFIIGALGSSLSPNAYFLIFSRVILGLAIGISSFTTPAYLSEIAPKKIRGGMISMYQLMITIGILLAFISDTGFSYDHAWRWMLGITAIPAVLLFFGVTFLPESPRWLVSKHRVEEAKKILFKLRESKEEVEQELGDILNSLKVKQSGFNLFRDNRNFRRSVFLGISLQFMQQLTGINVIMYYAPKIFSLAGLASTSQQMYGTVLVGIVNVIATLFAIVIVDRFGRKKLLLAGFSVMAISIALLAHILSYQTHTLFLQYISVSFLLLFIIGFAVSAGPIIWVLCSEIQPLKGRDFGITCSTTANWVANMIVSATFLTLLSLLGDTNTFWIYSILNIIFIVITLYYVPETKNVALEQIERKLMEGNRLKDIGSV; via the coding sequence ATGAAAACAAAACATTCGATAAATGTCATGGTGTTTTTTGTTGGATTATTAGCTGCGCTTGCTGGACTATTCTTTGGGTTAGATACCGGAGTGATTTCAGGAGCACTTCCATTTATTAGTCGAGATTTTGAAATATCGTCAACATTACAAGAATTTATTGTTAGCTCTATGATGTTAGGTGCTGCATTAGGTGCATTGATGAGTGGATGGCTTTCATCTCGTAATGGAAGAAGGAAAAGCCTAATTATTAGCTCTTTATTATTTATAATTGGTGCTTTAGGTTCTTCACTATCACCAAATGCTTATTTTCTTATATTTTCTAGAGTTATATTAGGCCTCGCTATTGGTATATCTTCATTTACAACTCCTGCATATTTATCTGAGATTGCCCCTAAGAAAATCAGGGGTGGCATGATTTCTATGTATCAACTAATGATTACTATCGGTATATTATTAGCTTTTATATCGGATACTGGTTTTAGTTATGATCATGCTTGGCGTTGGATGCTAGGGATTACGGCTATTCCAGCCGTGTTATTATTTTTTGGTGTTACATTTTTACCTGAAAGTCCACGTTGGTTAGTAAGTAAACATAGAGTCGAAGAAGCTAAAAAAATATTATTCAAGTTGCGCGAGTCTAAAGAAGAAGTAGAACAAGAACTTGGTGATATTCTCAATAGTTTAAAAGTGAAGCAATCTGGATTTAATTTATTTAGAGACAATAGAAATTTTCGAAGAAGTGTATTTTTAGGTATCTCATTGCAATTTATGCAACAACTTACCGGCATAAATGTGATTATGTATTATGCTCCTAAAATATTTTCTTTAGCTGGATTGGCTTCTACTTCTCAGCAAATGTATGGGACCGTTTTAGTCGGTATTGTTAATGTAATTGCGACATTATTTGCTATAGTAATAGTTGATCGTTTTGGTAGGAAAAAACTATTACTGGCTGGATTTTCTGTTATGGCTATCAGTATAGCATTACTTGCTCATATACTGTCTTATCAAACACATACTCTATTTTTACAATATATTAGCGTATCTTTTTTATTGTTATTTATCATCGGTTTTGCGGTTAGCGCAGGTCCTATCATATGGGTTCTTTGCTCTGAAATTCAGCCATTAAAAGGTAGAGATTTTGGAATTACATGTTCAACTACTGCGAACTGGGTGGCTAACATGATAGTGAGTGCGACATTTCTAACATTGCTATCATTGTTAGGAGATACAAATACATTTTGGATTTATTCAATACTTAATATTATATTTATTGTTATTACATTATATTATGTACCTGAGACTAAGAATGTAGCTCTTGAACAAATAGAAAGAAAATTAATGGAAGGAAATCGTTTAAAAGATATAGGTAGCGTATAA
- the modE_1 gene encoding Transcriptional regulator modE: protein MAISARNQLTGVVESVVIGSVNDEIILNLGNGESIAAIITKNSTKQLGLEKGKQAVAVIKAPWVVLVSDAQEYQFSARNQFDGKVESIEKGSVNSVVNVKTDAGTLLSAVVTNNSTIEMGLAVNSKVTAIVKASSVILATKK, encoded by the coding sequence ATGGCTATTTCTGCAAGAAATCAACTTACAGGTGTTGTTGAGTCGGTTGTTATCGGCTCAGTAAATGATGAAATTATTTTAAATTTAGGTAATGGAGAAAGCATTGCTGCAATCATCACTAAAAACAGCACTAAACAGTTAGGGTTAGAAAAAGGCAAACAAGCAGTTGCGGTGATTAAAGCACCTTGGGTTGTTCTTGTTTCTGATGCACAAGAGTACCAATTTTCAGCACGTAACCAATTCGATGGCAAAGTAGAGTCTATTGAAAAAGGTAGTGTAAACTCAGTCGTTAATGTAAAAACGGATGCAGGAACATTATTATCAGCAGTAGTAACGAATAACAGTACAATTGAAATGGGGTTAGCAGTGAACAGTAAAGTAACTGCCATAGTTAAAGCCTCTTCGGTTATTTTAGCAACCAAAAAGTAA
- a CDS encoding DNA-binding transcriptional activator YeiL produces MVITMKAINSTIKRAEFITHHQLDKIISDETLKNTKLIHIKAKEYLIFQDSQISHLYFLVNGKLQIERYETNGCKVIFSFENTFSIIGDLELFQSNLENDRIYNTIQAVTDADLLALPFIYDPKKRNLLTIIFCNLSVSTLVKSFITHHSYTPVHHIQLNIN; encoded by the coding sequence ATGGTTATAACAATGAAAGCAATAAACTCTACAATAAAGCGTGCAGAATTTATTACTCATCATCAACTTGATAAAATCATTTCTGACGAAACTCTCAAAAATACAAAACTTATCCACATAAAGGCCAAAGAATATTTAATATTTCAAGATAGCCAAATCAGTCACCTTTACTTCCTTGTTAACGGGAAACTGCAAATTGAACGTTATGAAACTAACGGTTGCAAAGTCATTTTTTCATTTGAAAATACATTTTCTATAATTGGTGATTTAGAACTTTTTCAAAGCAATCTTGAAAATGACCGTATCTATAATACGATCCAAGCAGTTACAGATGCAGACTTACTTGCGCTACCCTTTATCTATGATCCGAAAAAAAGAAATTTACTCACCATTATTTTTTGCAATTTATCTGTCAGCACCTTAGTAAAAAGCTTTATAACACATCACAGTTACACTCCAGTGCATCATATTCAGTTGAATATAAATTAA
- the gnd_1 gene encoding 6-phosphogluconate dehydrogenase, decarboxylating yields MNMKKQIGFIGVGRMGSAMVRRISCSGISCVVYDKNTEAKVPKEIKFTTNLNDFIESLSEPKQIWLMLPAGIVDAVITELKPYLKNGDTIIDGGNSHFTDDIRRANELKNDGINYLDVGVSGGVWGEKRGYCLMIGGPQNEYEFLEPVFKALAPGVSGTKRTQGRENEPSPAENGYLYCGESGAGHFVKMVHNGIEYGLMAAYAEGFSILKHANQGLDKIDMDAETAPLESAMNYKYELPLKDISELWRRGSVISSWLLDLIAQEMFFSEDLDNYTGKVSDSGEGRWTSVTAIDLGVPTPVLTTALYSRFFSQQSDSFSNRVQSAMRHAFGGHQEKKTLNGGEK; encoded by the coding sequence ATGAATATGAAAAAACAAATAGGTTTTATCGGTGTGGGAAGAATGGGCTCTGCGATGGTTAGACGTATTTCTTGTTCTGGTATTTCATGTGTAGTTTATGATAAAAATACTGAAGCTAAAGTACCCAAGGAAATAAAGTTTACAACAAATTTAAATGATTTTATTGAAAGTTTATCTGAACCTAAACAAATATGGTTAATGCTTCCTGCAGGCATCGTTGATGCTGTTATTACTGAACTTAAACCATACTTAAAAAATGGTGACACTATTATCGATGGTGGGAACTCTCATTTTACTGACGATATCCGTAGAGCAAATGAATTAAAAAATGACGGTATAAATTATTTAGATGTGGGTGTTAGTGGTGGTGTTTGGGGGGAAAAACGAGGATATTGTCTCATGATTGGTGGACCCCAAAATGAATATGAATTCCTTGAACCTGTATTCAAAGCTTTAGCGCCTGGAGTTTCAGGTACTAAAAGGACTCAGGGACGTGAAAATGAGCCATCACCCGCAGAGAATGGATATTTATATTGTGGAGAGAGTGGCGCAGGGCATTTTGTGAAAATGGTCCATAATGGTATTGAATATGGATTAATGGCAGCATATGCAGAGGGGTTCAGTATTTTAAAACATGCCAACCAGGGTTTAGATAAAATAGATATGGACGCGGAAACTGCTCCCCTTGAATCGGCGATGAATTATAAATATGAATTACCACTAAAAGATATTAGTGAGCTTTGGCGAAGAGGAAGTGTGATTAGTTCTTGGTTGTTAGATTTGATTGCTCAAGAAATGTTTTTCTCAGAAGATTTAGATAACTATACCGGAAAAGTTTCTGACTCAGGAGAAGGGCGCTGGACATCTGTTACTGCGATTGACTTGGGAGTACCAACGCCAGTATTAACGACCGCATTATATTCTCGTTTCTTTTCACAGCAAAGCGATTCATTTTCAAACAGAGTACAGTCTGCAATGCGCCATGCTTTTGGTGGTCACCAAGAAAAAAAGACACTAAATGGTGGTGAAAAATGA
- the zwf_2 gene encoding Glucose-6-phosphate 1-dehydrogenase: MKPLSLVILGASGDLTKRLLMPSLFKLHQLGMISKLNIIGYSYDQWNDNDFIEHVHDSLSEFVLDFDDEKWISFSKCLSFISGSLDVKDLTVLSKKIDGSALFYLALPPTLFAKAAVKIGEAGLSKESSSYWRRILIEKPFGTDLDSAQFLHSQIHSYWNESQVYRIDHFLGKEATLNLMIFRFANRVLAPIWCSEHIEQVQITYAETLGVENRSVYYDHAGAMRDMLQNHLIQLLTLTAIEPLGHWDSEILRDHKVEILKSIRLVNDTNVDTSAARGQYTAGNINDKDTISYRDEIGIPANSNTETFAALRIDIDNWRWRGVPFYLRSGKRLARNYAEIAIQFKGPSEALPDDISVDNNWLVFRLLPNLQIDMQVTAKLPGMKLNTHNIELTAPYTHAGEYEVSAYEQLILDALKGEKSNFLRFDEVEWAWRVIEPIIKSWSHGQPDLYQAGTEGPNSQNKIMQKNHSWRSINYDNQ, translated from the coding sequence ATGAAACCATTATCTTTAGTTATTCTAGGTGCTAGCGGTGACTTGACCAAAAGACTTTTAATGCCTTCGTTATTTAAATTACATCAGTTAGGTATGATTTCTAAATTAAATATTATTGGATACTCATACGATCAATGGAATGATAACGATTTTATTGAGCATGTTCATGATTCGCTTAGTGAGTTTGTTCTTGATTTTGATGATGAAAAATGGATTAGTTTTAGCAAGTGTTTGAGCTTTATTAGTGGTTCACTCGATGTAAAAGATCTCACTGTATTAAGTAAAAAAATTGATGGCTCTGCTCTTTTTTATTTAGCACTACCACCTACGTTATTTGCTAAAGCTGCAGTTAAAATTGGAGAAGCTGGCCTATCAAAAGAATCCTCAAGTTATTGGCGGCGTATTTTAATTGAAAAGCCATTTGGTACTGATTTAGATTCGGCGCAGTTTTTACATAGTCAAATTCATTCTTATTGGAATGAATCTCAAGTTTATAGGATTGACCATTTTTTAGGTAAAGAAGCTACTCTCAACCTGATGATTTTTCGTTTCGCTAATCGTGTATTAGCGCCTATATGGTGTTCTGAACATATTGAACAAGTACAAATTACCTATGCCGAAACTCTGGGGGTTGAAAATAGATCCGTTTACTATGACCATGCAGGCGCCATGAGGGATATGCTGCAAAATCATTTAATACAGTTATTAACATTGACCGCAATTGAACCATTAGGACATTGGGATAGTGAAATACTTAGAGATCATAAAGTTGAAATATTAAAATCAATTCGATTGGTGAACGATACAAATGTAGACACTTCGGCTGCCAGAGGACAATATACAGCCGGAAACATAAATGATAAAGACACCATTTCTTACCGCGATGAAATAGGGATTCCTGCCAATAGCAATACAGAAACTTTCGCTGCATTACGGATAGATATTGATAATTGGCGCTGGAGAGGAGTTCCTTTTTATTTACGTAGTGGAAAGAGATTAGCTCGCAATTATGCAGAAATAGCAATTCAATTCAAAGGTCCATCAGAAGCACTACCTGACGATATCAGTGTTGACAATAATTGGCTGGTTTTTAGATTACTTCCTAATCTACAAATAGATATGCAGGTGACAGCTAAGTTACCTGGAATGAAGTTAAATACACATAATATAGAACTCACTGCACCTTATACTCATGCTGGAGAATACGAAGTATCTGCTTATGAGCAATTAATTTTAGATGCTTTAAAAGGAGAGAAAAGTAACTTTTTACGATTCGATGAGGTTGAGTGGGCATGGCGAGTCATTGAGCCAATTATAAAATCGTGGAGTCATGGGCAACCTGACCTTTATCAGGCAGGAACAGAAGGACCTAACTCTCAGAATAAAATAATGCAAAAAAATCATTCTTGGCGTTCAATTAATTATGATAATCAATGA
- a CDS encoding Predicted transcriptional regulator: MSTTTQSLRILRITELTKVLGISRSSIYEKLNPRSKYYDDTFPKPLKLGASSVGWLYSEIEKWVASREV; this comes from the coding sequence ATGTCAACAACAACTCAATCCTTACGTATTCTCCGCATTACAGAACTCACCAAAGTACTGGGGATATCTCGTTCCAGTATTTATGAAAAATTGAATCCACGCTCAAAGTATTATGATGACACGTTTCCAAAACCGCTTAAGCTTGGTGCTTCATCGGTTGGATGGTTATACAGTGAGATCGAAAAATGGGTTGCTTCACGTGAAGTTTAG
- the yhhW_3 gene encoding Quercetin 2,3-dioxygenase, protein MSIQFNDKIPDLQLITARSKDVGGLSVARVLPTRERRLIGAWCFLDHAGPTVFKGDSEGMKVSPHPHTALQTFTWMIEGEVLHRDSLGYEQVIRPGQVNLMTAGHGISHSEDTYGESRQLHAVQLWIALPEAVKDISPRFDHYPTFTSLG, encoded by the coding sequence ATGAGTATTCAATTTAATGATAAAATACCTGATTTACAGTTGATTACCGCACGTTCGAAGGATGTTGGTGGGCTTTCTGTTGCACGAGTTTTGCCAACAAGGGAGCGTAGGCTAATAGGAGCTTGGTGTTTTCTTGACCACGCGGGCCCGACGGTTTTTAAAGGCGACTCAGAGGGAATGAAGGTATCACCTCACCCTCATACTGCTTTACAAACATTCACTTGGATGATTGAAGGTGAAGTATTGCATCGAGATAGCCTTGGTTATGAGCAGGTTATTCGGCCAGGACAGGTTAATTTAATGACAGCAGGTCATGGGATCAGTCACTCTGAAGATACCTATGGAGAGAGCCGGCAGTTACATGCTGTGCAATTATGGATTGCTTTACCTGAAGCAGTTAAAGATATTTCCCCACGCTTCGACCATTATCCTACGTTTACCTCGTTGGGCTGA
- a CDS encoding Pirin C-terminal cupin domain — MIGLDIIAKKTARQVLTLRSEFEYGIFAVSGSAIIEGQQIKSNELVYLGKNITEISIELASDSHILLLGGEPLNESVLMWWNFIGRTKADIHAAVEEWNQGNPRFGRVFNDEREPTPAPIMP, encoded by the coding sequence TTGATCGGGCTTGATATTATTGCGAAGAAAACCGCTCGACAAGTTTTAACTTTACGATCTGAATTTGAATACGGTATTTTTGCCGTAAGTGGAAGTGCCATTATTGAAGGACAGCAAATTAAGAGTAATGAATTAGTTTATTTAGGCAAAAATATAACAGAAATTTCTATAGAGCTAGCTTCAGATAGCCACATTTTATTACTTGGTGGTGAGCCTTTAAATGAGTCAGTACTAATGTGGTGGAATTTTATTGGTCGAACTAAAGCCGATATTCATGCCGCAGTTGAGGAATGGAACCAAGGAAACCCACGTTTTGGTCGTGTTTTTAACGATGAGCGCGAGCCAACACCAGCTCCAATTATGCCATAA
- a CDS encoding Protein of uncharacterised function (DUF3296) encodes MSAYALTKTELDQLITIASDRYDSSISYYILRRLLAVVENTLEHHNRVFAIRVDLRFAQDSSPDAPDMPVCFQRTDERAITRFIESLKSQLRAAHHRTGRSATPALPYYAWVRERNESEYPHYHLVLLFNRDIYGYLGNYLQDDANNMATRIQRAWCSAIGLAYPDYAPLVNFPENPVFRFDRRDALARHSNYFDFLLRITYLAKMNTKELIADFRNFGTSQV; translated from the coding sequence ATGTCAGCTTATGCATTAACTAAAACAGAATTGGATCAACTGATAACTATCGCGAGTGATCGCTATGATTCCTCGATATCGTATTATATCCTTCGCCGATTACTGGCAGTGGTTGAGAATACACTAGAACACCATAACCGAGTATTTGCAATCCGAGTTGATTTACGATTCGCTCAGGATAGTAGTCCTGATGCCCCAGATATGCCGGTATGTTTTCAACGCACGGATGAGCGAGCCATTACCCGTTTTATCGAGTCACTAAAAAGCCAACTGAGAGCAGCACATCATCGTACGGGGCGTTCAGCTACACCAGCACTCCCTTATTATGCTTGGGTAAGAGAACGTAATGAAAGTGAATATCCTCACTACCATTTAGTTTTGTTATTTAATCGTGATATATACGGCTATTTAGGCAACTATTTACAAGATGATGCCAATAATATGGCGACTAGAATACAACGGGCATGGTGTAGCGCCATTGGCTTAGCGTACCCGGACTATGCACCATTAGTTAACTTTCCAGAGAATCCTGTATTTCGATTTGATAGACGAGATGCTCTGGCCCGTCATTCTAATTATTTTGATTTCCTATTACGCATAACGTATCTGGCTAAAATGAATACCAAGGAGCTCATTGCTGACTTTAGAAACTTTGGAACCAGTCAGGTTTAA
- a CDS encoding short chain dehydrogenase yields the protein MFVRDNQNIDDSQLINVSSAGGYTIVPTAVTYCASKFFVSSFTEGLAHELLNLDAKIKVKLLAPAATKTDFGRIANGVEYYDYDKVFGTYHSSEELADFFIQLYDSNNVVGYIDRESFSFKLLDNKMPYANNNKFNQKI from the coding sequence ATGTTCGTGCGTGATAATCAGAATATTGATGATTCACAGTTGATCAATGTAAGTTCTGCAGGAGGATATACTATCGTACCTACAGCCGTTACCTATTGTGCTTCGAAATTCTTTGTTAGCTCTTTTACTGAGGGATTAGCTCATGAATTATTGAACTTGGATGCTAAGATTAAAGTAAAATTACTGGCTCCAGCAGCGACCAAAACAGATTTTGGTCGAATTGCTAACGGAGTAGAATATTATGATTACGATAAAGTTTTTGGTACATATCATTCTAGCGAGGAACTAGCTGATTTCTTCATTCAGCTATATGACTCAAACAATGTTGTTGGATATATAGATAGAGAGAGCTTTAGCTTTAAATTACTAGATAATAAAATGCCTTACGCAAATAACAATAAATTTAATCAAAAAATATAA
- a CDS encoding Adenine deaminase — translation MKVPLKPSSVFTKSIKAAINVMPKVELHVHLDTCLSFSYVKQTIPILTFNEFKQGFIAPERCEDLGDFLRCIEPQLNILQTKSAIGLAVDDLFEQLKMDNVIYTEIRFAPLLHTQHGLSSREVVDITLDAMNSAVVKYEIEAGLILCTLRHFTASQSLETAKLVVEYQSRGVVALDLAADEARFSLDNHEIAFNYVREHGGNVIAHAGEALGYESVIETLDKLKVSRIGHGVRSIENSNTIEKLKALNVLLEVCPSCNLVCNVFDSIENHPINKLKQQGVKLSINTDARTVADVTLNKEYQLLHDIFGWSIADFTECNVNALLASFIAEEKRALLMKKLLN, via the coding sequence ATGAAAGTCCCTTTAAAACCGTCAAGCGTATTTACTAAAAGCATAAAAGCAGCAATTAACGTAATGCCAAAAGTTGAACTACACGTACATTTAGATACATGTTTAAGTTTTTCTTATGTTAAACAAACCATTCCAATACTAACGTTTAATGAGTTTAAACAAGGCTTTATTGCACCAGAAAGATGCGAAGATCTTGGCGATTTTCTACGTTGCATTGAACCGCAACTTAATATATTACAGACAAAATCTGCTATTGGGCTAGCGGTTGATGATTTGTTTGAGCAATTAAAAATGGATAATGTAATTTATACAGAAATTCGGTTTGCTCCTTTATTACATACTCAACATGGTCTTTCAAGCCGAGAGGTTGTCGATATAACATTAGATGCGATGAATTCGGCAGTTGTAAAGTACGAAATAGAAGCTGGCTTGATTTTGTGTACTTTGAGGCATTTTACTGCCTCTCAAAGTCTTGAAACGGCAAAATTAGTTGTAGAGTATCAATCTCGTGGTGTTGTAGCACTAGATTTAGCTGCCGATGAGGCTCGCTTTTCATTAGACAATCATGAAATTGCATTTAACTATGTCAGAGAGCATGGCGGCAATGTTATCGCACATGCTGGAGAGGCTTTAGGCTATGAAAGTGTGATTGAAACATTAGATAAATTAAAAGTTTCTCGTATAGGACATGGGGTTAGAAGTATTGAAAATTCAAATACGATTGAAAAGCTCAAAGCGTTAAATGTATTACTTGAAGTTTGCCCAAGTTGCAATTTGGTGTGCAATGTCTTTGATAGTATCGAAAACCACCCTATTAATAAGTTGAAACAGCAGGGCGTTAAATTAAGCATAAATACAGATGCGCGAACAGTTGCGGATGTAACATTAAATAAAGAGTACCAATTATTGCATGATATATTTGGTTGGAGTATTGCTGACTTTACTGAGTGTAATGTAAATGCATTACTGGCGAGTTTTATTGCAGAAGAAAAAAGAGCATTGTTAATGAAAAAGCTACTAAATTAA